In the Salvelinus fontinalis isolate EN_2023a chromosome 34, ASM2944872v1, whole genome shotgun sequence genome, one interval contains:
- the LOC129832933 gene encoding MBT domain-containing protein 1-like isoform X1, translating to MSVYDKPENAPHDGLMENARDSAERTVRSERKRRDSFGMFDGYDSCSEDSSSSSSSEDSDEEVPSLPASLPIIKTNGQVYTYPDGKAGMATCEMCGMVGVRDAFYSKTKRFCSVSCSRSYSSNSKKASILARLQGKPPTKKAKVLQKQPLMAKLAAYAQYQANQQNQVKTKTVIPVKGFDWGRYIGTGDINGAPVGCFKHVPMGTSWGDLAEGVRVEVPNTDSGLPMKVYWIAGVIKLAGFKALLRYEGFDGDSGRDFWCNICVPDIHPVGWCAAGGKPLVPPKSIQHKCTNWKAFLVKCLTGAKTLPIDFSTKVQQSMQFPFKKLMRVEVVDKTHLCRTRVALVEQVIGGRLRLVYEECEDGSDDFWCHMYSPLIHSIGWSRGIGHRFKRSDVSKKLDGQVDAPGQLFAKVKDVDQSGEWFKDGMKLEAIDPLNLSAICVATVRKVLADGYLMIGIDGSEAADGSDWFCYHSTSPSIFPAGFCEINTIELTPPRGYTKLPFRWFDYLRETGSVAAPVKLFNKEVPNHGFRPGMKLEAVDLMEPRLVCVATVTRIVHRLLRIHFDGWEDEYDQWVDCDSPDLYPVGWCQLTGYQLQPPAVLSSRELPPSVTKQKKKSQQYKGQKKKRKIPIGKRPVSLSGVVLSGVPQRNLSGDENMTPPDYPSPPTPASASGTAQPPSAAQELSPNGKPGNLNQPAN from the exons ATAAACCAGAAAACGCTCCGCATGACGGGCTGATGGAAAACGCAAGAGATTCG GCTGAACGGACTGTTCGTTCAGAAAGGAAGAGGCGGGACTCGTTTGGGATGTTCGATGGCTATGACAGCTGCAGTGAGGATTCCAGCAGTAGCTCGAGCTCCGAGGACAGCGATGAAGAGGTGCCCTCCCTCCCTGCCAGCCTGCCCATCATCAAGACCAACGGCCAGGTCTACACCTACCCCGATGGGAAGGCAGGAATGG CCACCTGTGAGATGTGTGGGATGGTGGGAGTGAGAGATGCTTTCTACTCCAAAACCAAGCGCTTCTGCAGTGTATCCTGTTCAAGGAGCTACTCATCCAACTCTAAAAAAGCCAGCATACTGGCCAGACTGCAG gGTAAACCACCAACGAAAAAGGCTAAAGTATTACAGAAGCAGCCTCTCATGGCGAAGTTGGCTGCCTATGCCCAGTACCAAGCCAACCAACAGAATCAAGTCAAGACAAAAACAG TGATTCCTGTGAAAGGCTTTGATTGGGGACGCTACATAGGCACCGGCGACATTAACGGGGCACCTGTCGGCTGTTTCAAACAT GTTCCCATGGGAACTTCTTGGGGTGACCTTGCAGAAGGGGTGAGGGTAGAGGTGCCCAATACAGACAGCGGCCTGCCAATGAAGGTGTACTGGATAGCAGGAGTTATCAAATTAGCAG GCTTTAAGGCACTGCTACGGTACGAGGGGTTTGATGGTGACTCTGGCAGGGATTTCTGGTGTAACATCTGTGTCCCTGACATCCACCCGGTGGGGTGGTGTGCAGCGGGAGGAAAGCCCCTGGTTCCTCCCAAGT CCATTCAGCACAAGTGCACCAACTGGAAAGCGTTTCTTGTGAAATGCCTAACAGGAGCAAAGACTCTACCTATTGATTTCTCCACCAAG GTGCAGCAGAGCATGCAGTTCCCCTTTAAGAAGCTGATGCGTGTGGAGGTGGTGGATAAGACTCACCTGTGCCGGACGCGGGTGGCCCTGGTAGAGCAGGTGATCGGAGGTCGGCTTCGGCTCGTCTACGAGGAGTGCGAGGACGGCTCGGACGACTTCTGGTGCCACATGTACAGCCCACTGATACACAGCATCGGCTGGTCCCGCGGCATCGGACACCGCTTCAAGAGATCTG ATGTTTCAAAGAAACTTGATGGCCAAGTAGATGCCCCAGGACAGCTTTTTGCAAAG GTGAAGGATGTTGACCAGAGCGGGGAGTGGTTTAAAGATGGCATGAAGCTGGAGGCTATTGACCCTCTGAATCTATCAGCTATTTGTGTTGCTACTGTCAGAAAG GTCTTGGCGGATGGATACCTCATGATTGGAATTGATGGTTCCGAGGCGGCTGATGGTTCTGACTGGTTCTGCTAtcactccacctctccctctatctttcctGCTGGATTCTGTGAAATCAACACAATTGAACTCACCCCTCCACGTG GGTACACAAAACTCCCATTCAGATGGTTTGACTACCTCAGGGAAACGGGTTCAGTGGCAGCTCCGGTGAAGCTCTTTAACAAG GAGGTTCCAAACCATGGTTTCCGCCCTGGCATGAAGCTGGAGGCTGTGGACCTGATGGAGCCCCGGCTGGTGTGTGTTGCCACAGTGACACGTATTGTACATAGACTGCTGCGCATCCATTTTGACGGCTGGGAGGACGAGTATGATCAGTGGGTGGACTGTGACTCACCTGACCTCTACCCTGTGGGCTGGTGTCAGCTGACTGGCTACCAGCTACAGCCACCAGCTGTGCTCT CCTCTAGAGAGCTCCCTCCGAGTGTGACAAAGCAGAAGAAGAAATCCCAGCAGTACAAAGGCCAAAAGAAAA AGAGGAAGATCCCCATTGGTAAGAGACCTGTGAGTTTGTCGGGGGTGGTATTGAGTGGAGTGCCCCAGAGGAACCTATCTGGAGACGAGAACATGACCCCGCCAGACTACCCATCTCCTCCCACGCCAGCATCTGCCTCTGGGACTGCACAGCCTCCTTCGGCAGCCCAGGAACTCAGCCCCAATGGAAAGCCAGGTAACCTAAACCAACCCGCTAACTGA
- the LOC129832933 gene encoding MBT domain-containing protein 1-like isoform X2: MENARDSAERTVRSERKRRDSFGMFDGYDSCSEDSSSSSSSEDSDEEVPSLPASLPIIKTNGQVYTYPDGKAGMATCEMCGMVGVRDAFYSKTKRFCSVSCSRSYSSNSKKASILARLQGKPPTKKAKVLQKQPLMAKLAAYAQYQANQQNQVKTKTVIPVKGFDWGRYIGTGDINGAPVGCFKHVPMGTSWGDLAEGVRVEVPNTDSGLPMKVYWIAGVIKLAGFKALLRYEGFDGDSGRDFWCNICVPDIHPVGWCAAGGKPLVPPKSIQHKCTNWKAFLVKCLTGAKTLPIDFSTKVQQSMQFPFKKLMRVEVVDKTHLCRTRVALVEQVIGGRLRLVYEECEDGSDDFWCHMYSPLIHSIGWSRGIGHRFKRSDVSKKLDGQVDAPGQLFAKVKDVDQSGEWFKDGMKLEAIDPLNLSAICVATVRKVLADGYLMIGIDGSEAADGSDWFCYHSTSPSIFPAGFCEINTIELTPPRGYTKLPFRWFDYLRETGSVAAPVKLFNKEVPNHGFRPGMKLEAVDLMEPRLVCVATVTRIVHRLLRIHFDGWEDEYDQWVDCDSPDLYPVGWCQLTGYQLQPPAVLSSRELPPSVTKQKKKSQQYKGQKKKRKIPIGKRPVSLSGVVLSGVPQRNLSGDENMTPPDYPSPPTPASASGTAQPPSAAQELSPNGKPGVTLKEEVQEADEFPLPQGTASDLESNGSGGSYYIKQET; this comes from the exons ATGGAAAACGCAAGAGATTCG GCTGAACGGACTGTTCGTTCAGAAAGGAAGAGGCGGGACTCGTTTGGGATGTTCGATGGCTATGACAGCTGCAGTGAGGATTCCAGCAGTAGCTCGAGCTCCGAGGACAGCGATGAAGAGGTGCCCTCCCTCCCTGCCAGCCTGCCCATCATCAAGACCAACGGCCAGGTCTACACCTACCCCGATGGGAAGGCAGGAATGG CCACCTGTGAGATGTGTGGGATGGTGGGAGTGAGAGATGCTTTCTACTCCAAAACCAAGCGCTTCTGCAGTGTATCCTGTTCAAGGAGCTACTCATCCAACTCTAAAAAAGCCAGCATACTGGCCAGACTGCAG gGTAAACCACCAACGAAAAAGGCTAAAGTATTACAGAAGCAGCCTCTCATGGCGAAGTTGGCTGCCTATGCCCAGTACCAAGCCAACCAACAGAATCAAGTCAAGACAAAAACAG TGATTCCTGTGAAAGGCTTTGATTGGGGACGCTACATAGGCACCGGCGACATTAACGGGGCACCTGTCGGCTGTTTCAAACAT GTTCCCATGGGAACTTCTTGGGGTGACCTTGCAGAAGGGGTGAGGGTAGAGGTGCCCAATACAGACAGCGGCCTGCCAATGAAGGTGTACTGGATAGCAGGAGTTATCAAATTAGCAG GCTTTAAGGCACTGCTACGGTACGAGGGGTTTGATGGTGACTCTGGCAGGGATTTCTGGTGTAACATCTGTGTCCCTGACATCCACCCGGTGGGGTGGTGTGCAGCGGGAGGAAAGCCCCTGGTTCCTCCCAAGT CCATTCAGCACAAGTGCACCAACTGGAAAGCGTTTCTTGTGAAATGCCTAACAGGAGCAAAGACTCTACCTATTGATTTCTCCACCAAG GTGCAGCAGAGCATGCAGTTCCCCTTTAAGAAGCTGATGCGTGTGGAGGTGGTGGATAAGACTCACCTGTGCCGGACGCGGGTGGCCCTGGTAGAGCAGGTGATCGGAGGTCGGCTTCGGCTCGTCTACGAGGAGTGCGAGGACGGCTCGGACGACTTCTGGTGCCACATGTACAGCCCACTGATACACAGCATCGGCTGGTCCCGCGGCATCGGACACCGCTTCAAGAGATCTG ATGTTTCAAAGAAACTTGATGGCCAAGTAGATGCCCCAGGACAGCTTTTTGCAAAG GTGAAGGATGTTGACCAGAGCGGGGAGTGGTTTAAAGATGGCATGAAGCTGGAGGCTATTGACCCTCTGAATCTATCAGCTATTTGTGTTGCTACTGTCAGAAAG GTCTTGGCGGATGGATACCTCATGATTGGAATTGATGGTTCCGAGGCGGCTGATGGTTCTGACTGGTTCTGCTAtcactccacctctccctctatctttcctGCTGGATTCTGTGAAATCAACACAATTGAACTCACCCCTCCACGTG GGTACACAAAACTCCCATTCAGATGGTTTGACTACCTCAGGGAAACGGGTTCAGTGGCAGCTCCGGTGAAGCTCTTTAACAAG GAGGTTCCAAACCATGGTTTCCGCCCTGGCATGAAGCTGGAGGCTGTGGACCTGATGGAGCCCCGGCTGGTGTGTGTTGCCACAGTGACACGTATTGTACATAGACTGCTGCGCATCCATTTTGACGGCTGGGAGGACGAGTATGATCAGTGGGTGGACTGTGACTCACCTGACCTCTACCCTGTGGGCTGGTGTCAGCTGACTGGCTACCAGCTACAGCCACCAGCTGTGCTCT CCTCTAGAGAGCTCCCTCCGAGTGTGACAAAGCAGAAGAAGAAATCCCAGCAGTACAAAGGCCAAAAGAAAA AGAGGAAGATCCCCATTGGTAAGAGACCTGTGAGTTTGTCGGGGGTGGTATTGAGTGGAGTGCCCCAGAGGAACCTATCTGGAGACGAGAACATGACCCCGCCAGACTACCCATCTCCTCCCACGCCAGCATCTGCCTCTGGGACTGCACAGCCTCCTTCGGCAGCCCAGGAACTCAGCCCCAATGGAAAGCCAG GGGTGACGCTGAAGGAGGAGGTTCAGGAGGCAGACGAGTTCCCCTTGCCGCAGGGCACAGCCTCCGACCTGGAGAGCAACGGCTCCGGCGGCAGCTACTACATCAAGCAGGAGACCTGA
- the LOC129832935 gene encoding nucleoside diphosphate kinase A-like: protein MSNTERTFIAIKPDGVQRGLVGDIIKRFEQRGFRLVAMKMIQASEDHVKQHYIDLKDMPFYGGLCAFMHSGPVVAMIWEGLNVVKNGRLMLGETNPADSKPGSIRGDFCITLGRNIIHGSDSLDSANKEIALWFKPEEMVEYKSCQNGFLYE, encoded by the exons ATGTCCAACACCGAACGTACCTTCATTGCCATCAAGCCCGATGGTGTCCAGAGGGGGCTTGTGGGAGATATCATTAAGCGCTTTGAGCAGAGGGGCTTCAGGCTTGTGGCCATGAAGATGATCCAG GCATCTGAGGACCACGTCAAGCAGCACTACATTGACCTGAAGGACATGCCCTTCTATGGCGGCCTTTGCGCCTTTATGCACTCCGGTCCCGTTGTTGCCATG ATCTGGGAAGGCCTGAACGTTGTGAAGAACGGTAGATTGATGCTGGGAGAGACCAACCCTGCTGACTCCAAGCCCGGCAGCATCCGCGGAGACTTCTGCATCACGCTTGGCAG GAACATCATCCACGGCAGTGACTCCCTCGACAGTGCCAATAAGGAGATCGCCTTGTGGTTCAAGCCAGAGGAGATGGTCGAGTACAAGAGCTGCCAAAATGGATTCCTGTATGAGTAA